From Pseudomonas fluorescens:
CGCCCGGTGCTTCGAAACAATGGCGCAACAGCCCGGCCTGGAATGCATCGGTGCAGCCCTGTTGCCGAGCCTGCGCCCAGCGTTCATCGAGGTTGTGCGCGTTAAGGCCGCCAAACAATGCCTGCGCCGCGTCCGGTGTGGGGGCTTCGAGGGGCGCGGGGCTGACGGGGCTGACGTCCATCAGTTCGGCCAGGTCGTTCAGGTTTCCGTAGACCGCTTCGGCTACGGGCGCCTGGACGCGTTCTTCCCCTTCGTTATCAGCCCGCCAGCGTGCTTCACTCAACGCGTGTTCATAGGCTTCGCGCAGGCGCTGGAAGCCTTGGGCATCGTCGTCCGGGCGGCAGCTTTTGAGCAGCCGCGCATAACTGCGCTTGATGCTGCGCTCGTCGGCGTCATCCGGCAGTTGCAGTACGTTCCAGCAATCCATCGGTATTCCCTCAGCGCCAGAACCCGTTGTCGAGTTGCTCAAGTTGACGGGTCAGTTCGCTGCGGGCATCGCGGATGCGGCGTTCGTCCTGGGTGTCAAGTACCTGCTGGAACTGCGCCGCCCAATGCCCGAGCTGTTCGCGCAGTTCGCCGAGGTTTTCCTGGTAGAGCCGTTCGAGGCGGGCGACGAGCACGGTGTTGACCTGCTGGTCGCGTGGGTGAACCTTCAATTGCGCCAGGGCTTGCAGGCGTTGCTGGATCTCCTGCGGGCTGAGCACGCCGGGGTTGTTCTCGATCACCAGCGAATGCTGCTCGCCGGTCAGCGGGATATTCACCTGGGCTTCCAGCAGGCCGTTGTTGTCGTAGGTGAAGCGCACGTCCAGGGAGACCTCGCCGGCCTTGCGCTTGGGCACAGGAATATCCAGTTGGCCCAGCTCGATGTTGTCTTTGACCAGGCGGCTTTCGCCCTGGTAGATCTTCAGCAGCACGTGGGTCTGGTCATCGCGCAGGGTGACCACGTTTTTGACCCGGCTGACCGGCACGCTGCTGTTGCGTTCGATCAATGGCAGGTAATGGCCGCTTTCGATATAGCCGCCGTACTGGTTCGAGATTTCGATGCCCAGGGTGTAGGGGCACACGTCGGTCAGCACCACTTCTTCGAGGGCGGCGGAGCGCGCCTTGAGCGCGGCCTGGATCGCCGCGCCGTGGGCCACCACCTGGTCGGGATCGAGGCTGATGGAAGGGAAGCGCCCGAACAGGCCAGCGGCGAGCTTACGTACCAGGGGCATGCGCGTGGTACCGCCCACCAGCAGGATTTCATCCAGGTCGCCGACCCGGATCCGCGCGTCGCGCAGGGCGCGTTCGATCGGTGCGCGCAGGCGTTCCAGCAGTGGCGTGTAGAGCTTGGCCAGTTCCTGCTGGGTGATGGTCTTCACCCATTGCTGGCCGTCGACGCGCAGGGCGAATTCGGCGCTGTCATCCTGGCCCAGGGCTTTGCGCACGCGCTCGGCTTCGCGGCGCAGGGCTTGCAGCACAGTGCTGGTGGGCGGGAAACCCGTGGCGTTACGTTGGCTGTCGACAAAGTGTTCGAGCAACAGGGTGTCGAAGTCTTCGCCACCGAGGAAGTTGTCGCCGGCGCTGGCGCGTACTTCCATCACCCCGTCGAACAGCTCGATGATCGACACGTCGAAAGTGCCGCCGCCCAGGTCGAAGACCAGGAACGAGGTTTCTTTATCACGTTGATGCAGGCCGTAGGCCAAGGCCGCGGCGGTCGGTTCGTTGATCAGTTTTTCAACGTTGAGCCCCGCCAGTTCACCGGCGATGCGCGTGGCCTTGCGTTGGCCGTCGCTGAAGTAGGCGGGCACGCTGATCACCGCGTCGGTGACGGTTTGGCCGTAGGTGCGCTCGATGTCTTCCTTGAGGCTTTTGAGCACCAGCGCCGAGAGTTCTTCGGGGCGGAACGAGCGGTCGCCCAGGCGCACTTCGGTGGCGCTGCCCATGTAGCGCTTGAACAACGAGGTCGTCAGGTGCGGGTGGGTGTGCAGGCGCTCTTTGGCGGCCTGGCCTACCAGGACACGGCCTTGGTCGTCCAGCCCGACCACGCTTGGGGTCAGCAACTGGCCCAGGGCATTGGGCACCATTTCGGCGGTATCACCGCGCCAGACTGCAGCGAGACTGTTAGTGGTCCCCAGGTCGATTCCTACGATCATTACGACAAGCTCCCTCTGTGGTCTGTAAGAATCTGTGACAGATTTTACCCTGAAAGGTTGAGCGGAAAGCAAGGCGGGAGAGCGTGGTGACGAACGCGATTATTGTGCTGGGCGGGCTTGTTGTGGCGAGCCCGCTCGCCACAAAAACAGTCCGGTCATAGCACGCAAGCACCGATGACCAGGCATAAAAAAACCGCTTCCTGCGAGGGAAGCGGTTTTGTTTTACAGCGCTGCTATCAGAACAACTTCAGCTTCGGCGCTTCTTCTTTCAACGGCTCGTTCTTCGCCGTCTGCTCGTTCCAACCACCGCCGAGGGCCTTGTACAGGTTGACCTCGCTGGTCAGTTGCGCAAGGCGATCGGTGATCAGCGATTGTTCGGCGCTGAACAGTTGGCGCTGAGCGTCGAGGAACGTCAGGTTGCTGTCGACACCGATGCGGTAGCGACGCTCGGCCAGGCGGTAGTAATCCTGGTTGGCCGCGACGAAGCCGCGTTGGGCATCCAGTTGCTGCTTGTAGGTCTCACGTGCGGCGAGGCCGTCGGAGACTTCCTGGAAGCCGGTCTGGATCGCCTTCTCGTAGTTGGCCACGTTGATCTCTTTCTGGATCTTCGAGTAGTCCAGGCTTGCGCGCAGGCTACCGGCGTTGAAGATCGGGATGTTGATCTGCGGAGCAAACGACCAGGTACCCGAACCGCCCTTGAACAGGCCGCCCAGGGTCGGGCTTGCGGTACCGGCGCTGGCGGTCAGGCTGATGCTTGGGAAGAACGCTGCACGGGCCGCGCCGATATTGGCGTTAGCCGCCTTGAGGTTGTACTCGGCCTGCACAATGTCGGGACGACGTTGCAACAGGTCCGAAGGCAAACCAGCCGGCACTTCGCTGAGCAGGTCATCCGACAGCGGCTTGCTGGCGAGATTCGCTGGCAGCCCGGTGCCCAGCAGCAGGGTCAGGCTGTTTTCGTCCTGGGCCACCTGGCGGGTGTAGCGTGCCAGTGCCACCCGGGCGTTTTCCACCGAGGTCCGCGCCTGGCTCAGGTCGAGAGCCGAGGCCACGCCAACTTCGTTGCTGCGCGAGGTGAGCTTGAAGCTCTGCTCGTATGCGCCCAGGGTGTCCTGGGTGAGCTTGAGCAGTTCCTTGTCGGCCTGCCAGGTCAGGTAGGCGTTGGCCACGCTGGCCACCAGGCTGATCTGGGTACTGCGCCGTGCCTCTTCGGTGGCGAAGTACTTTTGCAGGGCTTCTTCGCTCAGGCTGCGTACGCGACCGAACAGGTCCAGCTCATAGGAACTGATCCCGAGGCCGGCCGAGTACTGGCTGGCGATAGTCGCTTCGCCGCTCTGCGACAGCTTGGCCGGGGTGCGCGAACGGCTGCCGCTGCCTGTAGCCGACACAGCGGGGAACAGATCAGCACGCTGGATCTGGTACTGCGCGGCATAGGCGTCGATGTTCAGGGCCGCGACACGCAGGTCACGGTTGTTCACCAGTGCGGTCTGGATCAGCTGTTGCAGGGCAGGGTCATGGAAAAACTGCTTCCAGCCCTGCTCGGCAGCGGCCTGGCCCGGCGCCTGGGCCGACGAATACGCCGGCCCTTGTGGGAACTGAGCTGCCACCGGCGCTTCGGGGCGCTGGTAGTCAGGGATCAGCGAGCAGCCACTGAGCACGAATGCCGTGACCGCCAGGGAAAGTAGCGACTTGCTCATTGGCCAGCCTCTTTAGGGGTTTCAGTAGTAACAGTCTTTTTACGCTCGCCAGCAGCGGACACGGTTGCGAAGAACAGTGGCACCCAGAAGATCGCGAGCACAGTTGCGGTGATCATACCGCCAATTACGCCGGTACCGATTGCATGCTGGCTGCCCGAACCCGCGCCCGTGGACACGGCCAGCGGCAGTACGCCGAGCATGAACGCCATGGACGTCATGATAATCGGGCGCAGACGCATGCGGGACGCTTCGATGGCAGCCTCGACGATACCTTTGCCCTGCTCATGAAGTTCCTTGGCGAACTCCACGATCAGGATGGCGTTTTTCGCCGCCAGGCCCACCGTTACCAGCAAGCCCACCTGGAAGAACACGTCGTTGGACAGGCCGCGCAGGCTGG
This genomic window contains:
- a CDS encoding molecular chaperone HscC, translated to MIVGIDLGTTNSLAAVWRGDTAEMVPNALGQLLTPSVVGLDDQGRVLVGQAAKERLHTHPHLTTSLFKRYMGSATEVRLGDRSFRPEELSALVLKSLKEDIERTYGQTVTDAVISVPAYFSDGQRKATRIAGELAGLNVEKLINEPTAAALAYGLHQRDKETSFLVFDLGGGTFDVSIIELFDGVMEVRASAGDNFLGGEDFDTLLLEHFVDSQRNATGFPPTSTVLQALRREAERVRKALGQDDSAEFALRVDGQQWVKTITQQELAKLYTPLLERLRAPIERALRDARIRVGDLDEILLVGGTTRMPLVRKLAAGLFGRFPSISLDPDQVVAHGAAIQAALKARSAALEEVVLTDVCPYTLGIEISNQYGGYIESGHYLPLIERNSSVPVSRVKNVVTLRDDQTHVLLKIYQGESRLVKDNIELGQLDIPVPKRKAGEVSLDVRFTYDNNGLLEAQVNIPLTGEQHSLVIENNPGVLSPQEIQQRLQALAQLKVHPRDQQVNTVLVARLERLYQENLGELREQLGHWAAQFQQVLDTQDERRIRDARSELTRQLEQLDNGFWR
- the adeC gene encoding AdeC/AdeK/OprM family multidrug efflux complex outer membrane factor, with the protein product MSKSLLSLAVTAFVLSGCSLIPDYQRPEAPVAAQFPQGPAYSSAQAPGQAAAEQGWKQFFHDPALQQLIQTALVNNRDLRVAALNIDAYAAQYQIQRADLFPAVSATGSGSRSRTPAKLSQSGEATIASQYSAGLGISSYELDLFGRVRSLSEEALQKYFATEEARRSTQISLVASVANAYLTWQADKELLKLTQDTLGAYEQSFKLTSRSNEVGVASALDLSQARTSVENARVALARYTRQVAQDENSLTLLLGTGLPANLASKPLSDDLLSEVPAGLPSDLLQRRPDIVQAEYNLKAANANIGAARAAFFPSISLTASAGTASPTLGGLFKGGSGTWSFAPQINIPIFNAGSLRASLDYSKIQKEINVANYEKAIQTGFQEVSDGLAARETYKQQLDAQRGFVAANQDYYRLAERRYRIGVDSNLTFLDAQRQLFSAEQSLITDRLAQLTSEVNLYKALGGGWNEQTAKNEPLKEEAPKLKLF